The following proteins come from a genomic window of Microtus ochrogaster isolate Prairie Vole_2 chromosome 7, MicOch1.0, whole genome shotgun sequence:
- the Trarg1 gene encoding trafficking regulator of GLUT4 1: MANPVQPPFQDPGSTSPLELPEMEKLLTKVENKDDKALNLSKSLSGALDLEQNGHSLPFKVISEGHRQHSLPGSPSRASSRRASSVATTSYAQDQEAPKDYLILAIASCFCPVWPLNLIPLIFSIMSRSSVQQGDMDGARRLGRLARLLSITFIILGIVIIIVAVTVNFTVQK, encoded by the exons ATGGCCAACCCGGTGCAGCCTCCTTTTCAAGACCCAGGCTCCACCTCGCCCCTGGAGCTACCTGAGATGGAGAAGCTTCTCACCAAAGTGGAGAACAAGGATGACAAAGCCCTGAATCTGTCCAAGTCCCTGTCAGGGGCTCTGGACCTGGAGCAGAATGGCCACAGCCTGCCCTTCAAGGTCATCTCTGAGGGGCACCGCCAGCACTCCCTCCCTGGCTCCCCTTCCCGGGCCAGCTCTCGCCGCGCATCCTCTGTTGCCACCACCTCCTATGCCCAGGATCAAGAAGCCCCCAAAGATTACCTGATCCTTGCCATTGCCTCTTGCTTCTGCCCAGTCTGGCCCCTCAACCTCATTCCCCTCATCTTTTCTATCATG TCTCGAAGTAGCGTGCAGCAGGGGGACATGGATGGGGCACGGAGGCTGGGGCGCCTGGCACGGCTGCTCAGCATCACCTTCATCATCCTGGGCATCGTTATCATCATTGTGGCTGTCACTGTCAACTTCACAG TTCAGAAGTAA